In Chloroflexota bacterium, the genomic window TCGATCGCCATCTCGCGCACTTTTTCCTCGAATTCCTTTTTGGAAACCACCCCCCGACGGAACAGTTCCTTCCGCATCCGCCGCCGCACCCGCTTGCTCAGAATGGGATATTGCAGCAAAATCTGGCGGATACGCCACAATGGATCGGTCGAAGCGAAAGGCATGGTCATAGCCCCAACCTCCTGAAACCACCTGCCGATAAAACAAACCTGACAGGGGAGGCCCTGTCAGGTGTGGTGGTAAACCCCTTCATGCCGCTTACAGGTGCATTGGCATGATGATGTGGATGAAATCAGAAGCCCCCACCGGCTTCAGCACGCCCGGGCTGGCCGGTGCGGTCGTTTCCAACGCCACCTCTGGCGTGCGAATGGCCTCCAACGCCTCGCGCAAGAAGCGCACGTTGAAAGCAATCGTAATCGGTTCGCCTTCCACGGTGGCCGTCAGGGTGCTTTCGCTGGAGCCAGTGCTTTCCGAAGTCGCCGAAATGCGCAACTCGCCGGGCACTTCGCCCCCCGGCGTGATGGTGAGCCGGGTGCTTTGTGTGCCCTCGCGGGCAAAAATCTCGGCCTGCTTGCAGGCTTTCACAAACGCCGCGGTGGAAACCACCGTGCGGGTGGTGTAACGCTGGGGAATGATTTGCTCGTAGGGAGGGTATTCGCCTTCGATGAGCTGGGAAACCACCTCAACGTCGCTGCCCACCCGGAACACGACCTGCCCGCGCCCCGGCGGCGCGACCATCACCACGGCTTCCTCATCATCACGAGCCGCGCGCGCCACTTCGTTGAGCGCCCGCGCGGGGACGATGAGGGAAAGGTCGGCCCCGCCGCCGTTTTGCACGCTCAGCTTACGCACCGAAAGGCGATAGCCATCGGAAGCCGCCGCGGTCAGCGTACCGCCTTCCACCTGCAGGAAAACGCCGGTCAGCACCGGGCGGGCGTCGTCGCTGGAGGCCGCAAAGCCCACCTGCTGCACCATCTCACGGAAATCGCCCACCGAAACCATTACCCCTTCATCCAGTTCCGGCGCAGGCAAGGGCGGGAATTCATCGGCTTCAATGCAACGAATGTCGGTTTCGGAAGAGCCGCCATGCACATGCAAAGTGCGCCGGTCATCGTCGTAACTCAGCCGCAGCACATCTGCCGAGAGAATGCCGACCAAATCGGAAAAAGTGCGCGCCGGCACCGTGGTGGCACCTTCTTCCTCCACCTGGGCAGGCACCCACGCGGTGATAGCGAGTTCCAGGTCGGTGGCCGAAAG contains:
- the dnaN gene encoding DNA polymerase III subunit beta produces the protein MKVIVKREDLAQGLRAVARAISSRTTLPVLSNVLVATDENRLRLSATDLELAITAWVPAQVEEEGATTVPARTFSDLVGILSADVLRLSYDDDRRTLHVHGGSSETDIRCIEADEFPPLPAPELDEGVMVSVGDFREMVQQVGFAASSDDARPVLTGVFLQVEGGTLTAAASDGYRLSVRKLSVQNGGGADLSLIVPARALNEVARAARDDEEAVVMVAPPGRGQVVFRVGSDVEVVSQLIEGEYPPYEQIIPQRYTTRTVVSTAAFVKACKQAEIFAREGTQSTRLTITPGGEVPGELRISATSESTGSSESTLTATVEGEPITIAFNVRFLREALEAIRTPEVALETTAPASPGVLKPVGASDFIHIIMPMHL